Proteins encoded within one genomic window of Dromaius novaehollandiae isolate bDroNov1 chromosome 7, bDroNov1.hap1, whole genome shotgun sequence:
- the GCA gene encoding grancalcin isoform X1, translating to MAYPGFGGYGGYGGQMPGMPMAIGQPMPGAVPNMPYGAYSGYSAYPGTYSAAADPMWTYFSSIAGQDGKVDAEELQRCLLQSGISGTYSPFTLETCRVMISMLDRDYTGKMGFNEFKELWAALNAWKQNFMMIDRDRSGTVELHELTQVIAAMGYRLSPQTLTAIVKRYSKNGRIFFDDYVACCVKLRALTDFFRRRDNMQQGFVNFVYDDVSISCCNAPHGFDKDFV from the exons ATGGCTTACCCCGGCTTCGGAGGG tatGGAGGTTACGGTGGTCAGATGCCTGGAATGCCAATGGCAATAGGACAGCCAATGCCAGGAGCAGTACCAAATATGCCTTATGGTGCGTACTCTGGATATTCTGCATATCCTGGTACttactctgctgctgctgacccCATGTGGACTTACTTCAGTTCAATTGCTGGACAG GATGGAAAAGTGGATGCTGAAGAACTACAGAGATGTCTACTGCAGTCTGGAATCAGTGGGACCTATTCTC CATTCACTCTGGAAACTTGCAGAGTTATGATATCCATGCTGGAT AGAGATTATACAGGAAAAATGGGATTTAATGAATTTaaagagctctgggcagctctCAATGCCTGGAAGCAAAACTTCATGATGATTGATAGAGATCGAAGTGGGACTGTGGAACTTCATGAATTAACTCAAGTCATTGCAGCTATGG GTTACAGGTTGAGTCCACAAACACTGACTGCTATTGTAAAACGTTACAGCAAAAATGGCAGAATCTTTTTTGATGACTATGTAGCATGCTGTGTGAAGCTACGGGCATTGACAG ATTTCTTCCGGAGAAGAGACAACATGCAACAGGGGTTTGTGAATTTTGTATATGATGATGTAAGTATTAGCTGTTGCAATGCGCCACATGGATTTGATaaggattttgtttaa
- the GCA gene encoding grancalcin isoform X2 gives MAYPGFGGYGGYGGQMPGMPMAIGQPMPGAVPNMPYGAYSGYSAYPGTYSAAADPMWTYFSSIAGQDGKVDAEELQRCLLQSGISGTYSPFTLETCRVMISMLDRDYTGKMGFNEFKELWAALNAWKQNFMMIDRDRSGTVELHELTQVIAAMGYRLSPQTLTAIVKRYSKNGRIFFDDYVACCVKLRALTDFFRRRDNMQQGFVNFVYDDFLQCIMAI, from the exons ATGGCTTACCCCGGCTTCGGAGGG tatGGAGGTTACGGTGGTCAGATGCCTGGAATGCCAATGGCAATAGGACAGCCAATGCCAGGAGCAGTACCAAATATGCCTTATGGTGCGTACTCTGGATATTCTGCATATCCTGGTACttactctgctgctgctgacccCATGTGGACTTACTTCAGTTCAATTGCTGGACAG GATGGAAAAGTGGATGCTGAAGAACTACAGAGATGTCTACTGCAGTCTGGAATCAGTGGGACCTATTCTC CATTCACTCTGGAAACTTGCAGAGTTATGATATCCATGCTGGAT AGAGATTATACAGGAAAAATGGGATTTAATGAATTTaaagagctctgggcagctctCAATGCCTGGAAGCAAAACTTCATGATGATTGATAGAGATCGAAGTGGGACTGTGGAACTTCATGAATTAACTCAAGTCATTGCAGCTATGG GTTACAGGTTGAGTCCACAAACACTGACTGCTATTGTAAAACGTTACAGCAAAAATGGCAGAATCTTTTTTGATGACTATGTAGCATGCTGTGTGAAGCTACGGGCATTGACAG ATTTCTTCCGGAGAAGAGACAACATGCAACAGGGGTTTGTGAATTTTGTATATGATGAT TTCTTGCAGTGCATTATGGCAATCTGA
- the GCA gene encoding grancalcin isoform X3: protein MPGMPMAIGQPMPGAVPNMPYGAYSGYSAYPGTYSAAADPMWTYFSSIAGQDGKVDAEELQRCLLQSGISGTYSPFTLETCRVMISMLDRDYTGKMGFNEFKELWAALNAWKQNFMMIDRDRSGTVELHELTQVIAAMGYRLSPQTLTAIVKRYSKNGRIFFDDYVACCVKLRALTDFFRRRDNMQQGFVNFVYDDVSISCCNAPHGFDKDFV, encoded by the exons ATGCCTGGAATGCCAATGGCAATAGGACAGCCAATGCCAGGAGCAGTACCAAATATGCCTTATGGTGCGTACTCTGGATATTCTGCATATCCTGGTACttactctgctgctgctgacccCATGTGGACTTACTTCAGTTCAATTGCTGGACAG GATGGAAAAGTGGATGCTGAAGAACTACAGAGATGTCTACTGCAGTCTGGAATCAGTGGGACCTATTCTC CATTCACTCTGGAAACTTGCAGAGTTATGATATCCATGCTGGAT AGAGATTATACAGGAAAAATGGGATTTAATGAATTTaaagagctctgggcagctctCAATGCCTGGAAGCAAAACTTCATGATGATTGATAGAGATCGAAGTGGGACTGTGGAACTTCATGAATTAACTCAAGTCATTGCAGCTATGG GTTACAGGTTGAGTCCACAAACACTGACTGCTATTGTAAAACGTTACAGCAAAAATGGCAGAATCTTTTTTGATGACTATGTAGCATGCTGTGTGAAGCTACGGGCATTGACAG ATTTCTTCCGGAGAAGAGACAACATGCAACAGGGGTTTGTGAATTTTGTATATGATGATGTAAGTATTAGCTGTTGCAATGCGCCACATGGATTTGATaaggattttgtttaa
- the GCA gene encoding grancalcin isoform X4 has product MVLGFVVPICTFSRAWICRSSVFEDLQLQDGKVDAEELQRCLLQSGISGTYSPFTLETCRVMISMLDRDYTGKMGFNEFKELWAALNAWKQNFMMIDRDRSGTVELHELTQVIAAMGYRLSPQTLTAIVKRYSKNGRIFFDDYVACCVKLRALTDFFRRRDNMQQGFVNFVYDDVSISCCNAPHGFDKDFV; this is encoded by the exons ATGGTTCTGGGTTTTGTGGTGCCAATATGCACCTTCTCAAGAGCGTGGATCTGCAGAAGCAGTGTATTTGAAGATCTCCAGTTACAG GATGGAAAAGTGGATGCTGAAGAACTACAGAGATGTCTACTGCAGTCTGGAATCAGTGGGACCTATTCTC CATTCACTCTGGAAACTTGCAGAGTTATGATATCCATGCTGGAT AGAGATTATACAGGAAAAATGGGATTTAATGAATTTaaagagctctgggcagctctCAATGCCTGGAAGCAAAACTTCATGATGATTGATAGAGATCGAAGTGGGACTGTGGAACTTCATGAATTAACTCAAGTCATTGCAGCTATGG GTTACAGGTTGAGTCCACAAACACTGACTGCTATTGTAAAACGTTACAGCAAAAATGGCAGAATCTTTTTTGATGACTATGTAGCATGCTGTGTGAAGCTACGGGCATTGACAG ATTTCTTCCGGAGAAGAGACAACATGCAACAGGGGTTTGTGAATTTTGTATATGATGATGTAAGTATTAGCTGTTGCAATGCGCCACATGGATTTGATaaggattttgtttaa